In Labilibaculum sp. DW002, one DNA window encodes the following:
- a CDS encoding LacI family DNA-binding transcriptional regulator: MTNKPITIIDIAKLLGVSKSTVSRALKDHPDISKSTKEAVNLLAKQLNYKPNAVAMSFRHKKSNVIGLIVPHISPFFFPSIIEGIEHEVNKRGYNLMILQSNESYEREKNNLDILMSNNVEGILASVSRKTKNLSHFSNLIEANTPIVFFDRIPKNIPADMVLVDDVSGSFKAVEHLINIGRKKIAICLGNPNLLISSNRLEGYKKALEKYNIPFNEQYVISGQSTSETERETNKLFELNEKPDAILAISDLTMSGIMKVVYSKQIKVPTDLAVIGFCENTFSQMYNPPLTTIDPMGLEIGKIATERLFHRIHEKNILEPKTISLSSKLIIRESTDK, encoded by the coding sequence ATGACAAATAAACCAATTACAATAATTGACATAGCAAAACTCCTAGGGGTTTCTAAATCAACGGTTAGCAGAGCTCTTAAAGATCATCCAGATATCAGTAAAAGCACAAAAGAAGCTGTTAACTTACTTGCTAAACAACTGAATTACAAACCAAATGCAGTTGCAATGTCATTCCGACATAAAAAAAGCAATGTAATTGGTTTAATTGTACCACACATTTCGCCATTCTTTTTTCCTTCTATTATAGAAGGAATTGAACATGAGGTAAATAAAAGAGGTTATAATTTAATGATTCTTCAATCCAATGAATCTTACGAAAGAGAAAAAAACAACTTAGATATTTTAATGAGTAATAATGTAGAAGGGATTCTAGCTTCCGTTTCCAGAAAAACTAAAAATCTCAGCCATTTTTCTAATCTTATTGAAGCAAATACGCCAATTGTTTTTTTCGATAGAATTCCTAAAAACATACCCGCAGATATGGTACTTGTCGATGATGTTTCGGGTTCATTTAAAGCGGTTGAACATTTAATAAATATTGGACGTAAAAAAATTGCAATTTGCTTAGGCAACCCAAATTTATTAATCAGCAGTAATCGTTTAGAAGGATATAAAAAGGCCTTAGAAAAATATAATATTCCTTTTAATGAGCAATATGTTATCTCAGGACAATCAACTAGTGAAACAGAAAGAGAAACGAATAAACTTTTTGAATTAAATGAAAAACCCGATGCTATTTTAGCAATTAGTGATCTTACCATGTCTGGTATCATGAAGGTGGTTTATTCTAAACAAATTAAAGTACCTACGGACCTAGCTGTTATTGGTTTTTGTGAAAATACATTCAGTCAAATGTATAACCCCCCACTTACAACTATTGACCCTATGGGTTTGGAAATCGGAAAAATAGCAACCGAAAGACTTTTTCATCGAATTCACGAAAAAAATATATTAGAGCCTAAAACAATAAGCCTATCAAGTAAATTGATTATAAGGGAATCAACTGATAAATAG
- a CDS encoding PAS domain-containing sensor histidine kinase, producing MMDLNDIFKNNISVYSLIESMSEGVIFITKQGTIIQVNKRSNELFGYTDKELIGLSVESLIPNRFKNKHKSHLTNYFSSPKARPMGHSYSPLSGLKKDGSVFPLEISLSFINTSNEVIGVAFITDISARTKAENELKKRNLELDAYAHTIAHELHSQLNSIIGFSQLLLNDDELSDEKRRSFLEMIEGSGYKMNNIISEMLLFANLKKEEIKKTELPMKAIIDEAINRISLTETNIASISIATNFEPSVGYGPWIEEVWYNYIRNAIKYGGNPPKIEIGSSKGENGYNKFWVKDNGLGLSSDQCNLIFVDPHKLGTGFVKGHGLGLSIVKRIVKKLDGQVRVESTPNQGSIFSFYLPTSISD from the coding sequence ATGATGGACCTTAACGATATCTTCAAAAACAATATTTCTGTTTACTCATTAATTGAGTCGATGTCCGAAGGAGTTATCTTCATTACTAAACAAGGTACAATTATACAGGTAAACAAAAGATCTAATGAACTATTTGGCTACACTGATAAAGAATTAATTGGCCTTTCAGTAGAATCTTTAATTCCTAATCGATTCAAAAACAAACACAAATCCCATCTTACAAATTATTTTTCGTCTCCAAAGGCTCGTCCAATGGGACACTCCTATTCTCCCCTTTCCGGATTAAAAAAAGATGGTTCAGTATTTCCTCTAGAAATCAGTTTGAGCTTTATTAATACCAGCAATGAAGTTATTGGTGTTGCGTTTATTACTGATATTTCGGCAAGAACGAAAGCCGAAAATGAATTAAAAAAACGAAACTTAGAATTGGATGCTTATGCCCATACCATTGCTCACGAATTGCATTCTCAACTAAATAGTATTATTGGTTTCAGCCAACTTCTATTAAACGATGATGAATTAAGCGATGAAAAACGTAGGTCATTCCTTGAAATGATTGAAGGCAGTGGGTATAAAATGAATAATATCATTAGTGAGATGCTTCTTTTTGCCAACCTTAAAAAAGAGGAAATTAAAAAAACTGAACTACCAATGAAAGCGATTATTGACGAAGCAATAAATCGAATATCTTTAACAGAAACCAATATAGCAAGTATCTCAATTGCCACTAATTTTGAACCATCTGTTGGCTATGGACCATGGATTGAAGAAGTTTGGTACAATTATATCCGTAATGCAATTAAATACGGTGGAAATCCGCCTAAAATTGAAATTGGTAGTTCTAAAGGTGAAAATGGATATAATAAATTCTGGGTTAAAGACAATGGACTTGGATTAAGTTCGGATCAATGCAATCTAATTTTTGTTGACCCTCATAAACTAGGCACTGGCTTTGTAAAAGGACATGGATTGGGACTTTCAATCGTAAAGCGCATTGTGAAGAAATTAGATGGTCAAGTGCGTGTTGAAAGCACTCCAAATCAAGGTAGTATTTTCAGTTTCTATTTGCCAACTTCTATTTCCGATTAA